The genomic window CCCAGCGAGCGAGGAAAGCCATGCCCAAGATTTTCAAGTCACTCTTCTTCCAGGTGGTCGTTGCACTCGCGGCCGGTATCGCTCTCGGCATGGCCTATCCGGACACCGCGCTGCAGATGAAGCCCCTGGGCGACGGCTTCATCAAGCTCATCAAGATGCTGGTGCCCGTCATCGTGTTCTGCGTGGTGGTGCAGGGAATATCAGCGGCCGGCGACCTTTCAAAGGTAGGAAGGGTCGGTATTCGCTCGCTGCTCTATTTCGAGATCGTCACCACCATCGCCCTGATGTTTGGCATTGCGCTTGCTTATTATTTCCAGCCCGGCGCCGGAATGAACATCGATCCGAGGACGCTGGACGCCAAGGCGCTCAGCGGATTCAGCCAGACCGCGGCTCAGGTCGCCGGCGGGGGCGTCTCCGAATTCCTGATGAAGCTCATCCCGTCGACCATTGTCGGTGCCTTCAGCTCCGGCGATGTTCTGCAGGTCCTGATCGTGTCGATCATGTTTGGCTGTGCCATGTCGTTGTGCGGCGAGCGCGCGAGGCCAGTCGTCGATTTCGTCGAGCGGGTGAATGAGATCATCTTCAAGATGATGAACTTCGTCGTCCGGCTCGCCCCGCTCGGCGTCTTCGGCGCGATCGCCTTCACTGTCGGCAAGTATGGCATCGGTTCGCTCAAGCAGCTCGGGGGACTGGTTGCCCTGTTCTATCTGGCAGTGTTCTTCTTCGTGGTCCTCGTGCTCGGCGCGATCATGCGGCTCTCGGGCTTCAGCCTGTTCAAGCTGCTCGTCTATCTGCGTGAAGAGCTGATGATCGTTCTCGGCACGGCCGCAGGCGACAGCGTGCTTCCGCAGACCATGCGCAAGCTCGAACAGCTCGGGATCAAGCGGTCGACGGTCGGTTTGGTCATCCCGACGGGGTACTCATTCAATCTGGATGCCTTCTCGATCTACCTGACCTTGGCGGCGGTCTTCATTGCCCAGGCGACGAACACACCGCTCGCCACGGGCGACCTCCTGGCGATCCTCGGCGTCGCGCTGCTCACTTCCAAGGGAGCTCATGGCGTCCCGGGCTCGGCCATTGTCGTTCTCGCGGCGACGCTGGCTGCCATTCCGGCCATCCCGGCGATCGGACTGGTGCTGATCCTGTCGGTGGACTGGTTCATCGGCATCGCCCGCGCGCTCGGCAATTATGTCGGAAACTGCGTTGCCACGGTCGTCGTCGCCTCGTGGGAGGGGGACCTCGATCGCGCGAAGGCGCATCGCATCCTCGATGGTGAGGTCGTTCCTTCCAGCGAGGACGTGCAGATCGATCCGGCCGGCGCGAACGCTCCCGTCGCGGGTCTGCAGACGCTTTGAGCGCAGAGGCATTCGGTTGACGATGGCGATACTCTCGATTGAGCCGTTGACGAGACAGGCGTTCGCTCCGTTCGGAGAGGTCGTCGAAACGGAAGGGTTGACGCCCCTGTCGATCAACCAGGGCTATGCCGAGCGCTACAACGAACTCGCCACTATCGATGTCGGCGCCGAAGGCGGACAAATCAACATCAGCTGGTTTGTCGCCTCTGCGCGGCCCGCGCCGATCGCCATTCGCCTGATGGAGCGCCATCCACTTGGAAGCCAGCTGTTCATGCCCTTGAATGGAGGGGACTGGCTGGTCGTCGTCTGCACGGACCCGCACACACGATCGAGCTATCGGGCGTTAGCCGCCAAGGGCAACCAAGGCGTGAACTATGCCCGAAACTGCTGGCATCACCCGCTTCTGGTCCTCAAGGACGCAAGCTCGTTCCTCGTCGTCGATCGAAAGGGTGGTGGTGACAATCTCGAAGAATATTGGCTGGACGAGACGATGCAACTCGATCTCAGGACAGCCGCAAGCTGACCCCGGTAACGTCCACGAGGCTTGATGATGTCATCGCAAACCTATCACATCCCGCAAGGGGGCCTTCCGCCCCAGACGGATCTTCTGAGTGGCCGGGCGGTCTTTACGAATGCCTACGCCGTCATTCCCAACGGCGTGCAGCGCGATATCGTCGTCAGCCACCTGCCGCACTGGGACGACACGCGCGTCTGGGTCCTGGCGCGACCGCTGTCCGGATTCGCCGAGACGTTCTCCCACTATCTCATGGAGCTCGCGCCGGGTGGAGGAAGTGAAGTTCCCGAGCCGGACAAGGATGCCGAGGGCGCGTTGTTCGTCTTGGGCGGCCAGTTGGTCCTCACATTGGCGGACAGGGAGCGTGAGCTCAGGCCCGGCGGCTTCGCCTATCTGCCACCCGGCTGCGCCTGGAGCATTCGCAACCGGGGGCAGAGCCCGGCGCAGCTTCATTGGATCCGCAAGCTGTATCAGCGCGTGCCAGGATTGGCCGAGCCCGAGGCGATTGTGACACATGCAGACTCGGTTGAACCGGTCGCGATGCCGGGCACCGAGGGAAGGTGGGCAACCACGCGCTTCATCGATCCGGCCGACATGCGGCATGACATGCACATCAATATCGTCACGTTCGAGCCGGGTGCGACGATCCCCTTTGCAGAGACGCACGTCATGGAGCACGGATTATATGTCCTCGAGGGCAAGGCCGTGTATCGTCTTAATCGGGACTGGGTCGAGGTCGAGGCCGGAGACTATATGTGGCTGCGCGCCTTCTGCCCGCAGGCCTGCTACGCAGGAGGTCCCGGTCGGTTTCGCTATCTGCTCTACAAGGACGTCAACCGGCACATGAATCTGCGGCAGGGAGCTCCGCTGATCTGACCTCGCGCGTCGGCTTCGGGTAGCGCTCGACGATCCGGCCCGGATCGCCGCCTTCCACGCGGCGGCGGCTGCCGACATGCAGGCGCGCCCGCACGATCGATCCGTCCAGGAACCATCACGGCAAGCATGAGTTGGCCGGTCGGGCAGGGCGAAAGTCACGAGGCCGACCGTGCAAGACGACATGCGCGTCCGTTCCACGGCGCAGATCGCGGGGCATCCGATTCATCCGATGCTGGTGCCGATCCCGATCGTGTGCTTCATCGGGGCGCTGTTCACTGACATCGCCTATGTCGCGAGCGCCGAGATCATGTGGGCGGATTTTTCCGCCTGGCTGCTGCTCGTCGGCATCATCTTCGGCGTGCTCGCGGCCATCGTAGGCCTGACCGATTTCCTCGGCAACCGGCTGGTGCGGACGCAAGCGCCGGCCTGGCCGCATCTGATCGGCAACGCGGTGGCGCTGGTCCTTGCGATCTTCAACACGATGATTCACATGCGCGATGCCTGGACCTCGGTGTGGCCAACCGGGCTCGTGCTTTCGGCGCTGACCGTGCTGATCCTGCCTGTCACCGGCTGGCTCGGCTGGGCCATGGTCTATCGCCACGGTGTGGGAGTTGCGCGATGAAGTTCTCGATTGCCCGCGCGCTGTTGTGCTCTTCGTTGCTGTGTCTGGCCGGCTGCAATGACGGCAGCGGCGATCCGAAGGCGCAAATCGGTGCCAATCCGACGCTGCCGGAGATCCAGCAATATCTGCTGCCGCCGGTCCATATCGCCCGCATCGTCGGCTGGAAGAAGGATGAGACGCCGGCCGTTGCGCAGGGCTTGCAGGCCAAGGCGTTTGCGACCGGCTTGCAGCATCCGCGTTTCCTCTACGTGCTGCCCAACGGCGACGTGCTGGTGGTGGAATCCAAGGCGCCGAAGGGGGCCGCGATCAAGCGGCCC from Bradyrhizobium zhanjiangense includes these protein-coding regions:
- a CDS encoding C4-dicarboxylate transporter DctA — encoded protein: MPKIFKSLFFQVVVALAAGIALGMAYPDTALQMKPLGDGFIKLIKMLVPVIVFCVVVQGISAAGDLSKVGRVGIRSLLYFEIVTTIALMFGIALAYYFQPGAGMNIDPRTLDAKALSGFSQTAAQVAGGGVSEFLMKLIPSTIVGAFSSGDVLQVLIVSIMFGCAMSLCGERARPVVDFVERVNEIIFKMMNFVVRLAPLGVFGAIAFTVGKYGIGSLKQLGGLVALFYLAVFFFVVLVLGAIMRLSGFSLFKLLVYLREELMIVLGTAAGDSVLPQTMRKLEQLGIKRSTVGLVIPTGYSFNLDAFSIYLTLAAVFIAQATNTPLATGDLLAILGVALLTSKGAHGVPGSAIVVLAATLAAIPAIPAIGLVLILSVDWFIGIARALGNYVGNCVATVVVASWEGDLDRAKAHRILDGEVVPSSEDVQIDPAGANAPVAGLQTL
- a CDS encoding ureidoglycolate lyase; translated protein: MAILSIEPLTRQAFAPFGEVVETEGLTPLSINQGYAERYNELATIDVGAEGGQINISWFVASARPAPIAIRLMERHPLGSQLFMPLNGGDWLVVVCTDPHTRSSYRALAAKGNQGVNYARNCWHHPLLVLKDASSFLVVDRKGGGDNLEEYWLDETMQLDLRTAAS
- a CDS encoding bifunctional allantoicase/(S)-ureidoglycine aminohydrolase translates to MSSQTYHIPQGGLPPQTDLLSGRAVFTNAYAVIPNGVQRDIVVSHLPHWDDTRVWVLARPLSGFAETFSHYLMELAPGGGSEVPEPDKDAEGALFVLGGQLVLTLADRERELRPGGFAYLPPGCAWSIRNRGQSPAQLHWIRKLYQRVPGLAEPEAIVTHADSVEPVAMPGTEGRWATTRFIDPADMRHDMHINIVTFEPGATIPFAETHVMEHGLYVLEGKAVYRLNRDWVEVEAGDYMWLRAFCPQACYAGGPGRFRYLLYKDVNRHMNLRQGAPLI
- a CDS encoding DUF2231 domain-containing protein, with translation MRVRSTAQIAGHPIHPMLVPIPIVCFIGALFTDIAYVASAEIMWADFSAWLLLVGIIFGVLAAIVGLTDFLGNRLVRTQAPAWPHLIGNAVALVLAIFNTMIHMRDAWTSVWPTGLVLSALTVLILPVTGWLGWAMVYRHGVGVAR